A section of the Salinisphaera sp. T31B1 genome encodes:
- a CDS encoding SRPBCC family protein, protein MSSRRPDDSDTHEMAYLDSDRERERQRSLALMASVGTLMVALRRGGFSGALLGAFSGLLAYRASTGRGLKGTGTDLARRVERTLTGHRAGPLELSASVMVRAEPDKLYAFWRDFSRLPEIMQSITAVETTADGHTRWHAITPTGQTLQWDTEIIEDVPDQRIAWQSLEGADVPQRGEIRFVPGPPERGTRVELDLRYTLPHGLLSAAPLSFVNALSRETVREDLRRFKQAMETGEVPTAAVHAEHHDASERPS, encoded by the coding sequence ATGTCTTCACGCCGACCCGACGACTCTGATACCCACGAGATGGCCTATCTGGACAGCGACCGGGAGCGAGAGCGCCAGCGCAGTTTGGCGCTCATGGCCAGCGTCGGCACGCTGATGGTGGCGCTGCGCCGCGGCGGGTTCAGCGGCGCGCTGCTGGGCGCTTTCAGTGGGCTGCTGGCCTATCGTGCATCCACCGGCCGCGGGCTCAAGGGCACGGGAACGGATCTGGCACGACGTGTCGAGCGCACGCTCACCGGTCACCGCGCGGGCCCACTGGAGCTCTCCGCGAGCGTGATGGTCCGGGCCGAGCCCGACAAACTGTATGCGTTCTGGCGCGACTTCTCACGGCTGCCGGAGATCATGCAATCGATCACCGCCGTCGAGACCACGGCCGACGGGCATACCCGCTGGCATGCGATCACACCGACCGGCCAGACCCTGCAATGGGACACCGAGATCATCGAGGACGTACCCGACCAGCGTATCGCCTGGCAGAGCCTGGAGGGCGCCGACGTGCCCCAGCGCGGAGAAATCCGCTTCGTGCCCGGCCCGCCGGAGCGCGGCACCCGGGTTGAACTGGACTTGCGCTATACCCTGCCGCACGGTTTGCTTAGCGCGGCACCGCTGAGCTTTGTCAACGCGCTGTCGCGTGAAACGGTGCGAGAGGATCTGCGCCGGTTCAAGCAGGCCATGGAAACCGGCGAAGTACCTACCGCCGCAGTGCACGCCGAGCACCACGACGCCAGCGAGCGACCGTCGTGA
- a CDS encoding zinc-dependent alcohol dehydrogenase, translated as MRAVCWHGAHDMRVDTVADPRILNPRDAIIKVTATAICGSDLHLYGGFLPGMQAGDIVGHEFMGEVVELGSAVANLSLGDRVVVPFTIACGQCYFCDSGYHSLCDNSNPNAGVAEKMWGQSPAGLFGYTHILGGYAGGQAEYVRVPYADVGPMKVPESVSDEQALFLTDIFPTGYQAIAQCDPKPDDTVAIWGCGPVGQFAIASAKMLGAARVIAIDTVPERLDMAARQHGAETLDAREVGNTLRLVERLRDMTAGRGPDICVDAVGLEAHGVGLEYWYDNIKQTLQMETARPIVLRQAIMACRKAGTVSIPGVYGGIADKIPVGALMNKALTVKTGQTHVQHYLKPLMDHVERGDIDPSFVITHRMRLDQAPEAYRMFQARQDNCIKVMMRP; from the coding sequence GTGAGGGCCGTCTGCTGGCACGGCGCGCACGACATGCGTGTGGACACAGTGGCCGATCCGCGGATTCTCAATCCGCGCGATGCCATCATCAAGGTCACCGCCACGGCGATCTGCGGTTCCGATCTGCATCTGTACGGCGGTTTCCTGCCCGGTATGCAGGCCGGCGATATCGTCGGCCACGAATTCATGGGCGAAGTCGTCGAACTCGGCTCGGCGGTCGCCAATCTGTCCCTTGGCGACCGGGTGGTGGTGCCGTTTACCATCGCCTGTGGACAGTGCTATTTCTGCGACAGCGGCTACCATTCGCTGTGCGACAACTCCAACCCCAATGCAGGCGTGGCCGAGAAGATGTGGGGTCAATCGCCCGCGGGGCTGTTCGGCTATACCCATATTCTGGGTGGCTATGCCGGCGGACAGGCGGAATACGTTCGTGTGCCCTACGCCGACGTCGGCCCGATGAAGGTACCGGAATCGGTATCCGACGAGCAGGCATTGTTCTTGACCGATATCTTCCCCACCGGCTACCAGGCGATTGCCCAGTGCGATCCGAAGCCGGACGACACCGTGGCCATCTGGGGTTGTGGGCCAGTCGGCCAGTTCGCGATTGCCAGCGCGAAGATGCTGGGCGCGGCTCGCGTGATCGCGATCGACACCGTGCCGGAACGCCTGGATATGGCAGCCCGGCAACACGGCGCGGAAACGCTGGATGCACGCGAAGTGGGCAACACGCTACGGCTGGTCGAGCGGCTGCGCGACATGACCGCGGGTCGAGGGCCCGATATCTGTGTCGATGCGGTAGGCCTGGAGGCGCATGGCGTGGGCCTCGAGTACTGGTACGACAATATCAAGCAGACCCTGCAGATGGAGACAGCGCGTCCGATCGTGCTCCGTCAGGCGATCATGGCCTGTCGCAAGGCCGGTACGGTATCGATCCCCGGCGTCTACGGTGGCATTGCCGATAAGATCCCCGTAGGCGCATTGATGAACAAGGCGCTGACCGTCAAGACCGGCCAGACTCATGTCCAGCATTATCTCAAGCCGCTGATGGACCACGTCGAACGCGGCGATATCGATCCCAGTTTCGTGATCACTCATCGCATGAGGCTCGACCAGGCCCCGGAAGCCTACCGGATGTTTCAGGCGCGTCAGGACAATTGCATCAAGGTGATGATGCGTCCCTGA
- a CDS encoding TrkH family potassium uptake protein, which translates to MLIPAMIALAYGDGGFEAFVQSFGIGLAAGLLLWVPVRHVHRDLRIREGFLIVTLFWLVLGLFGALPFVLAARPEMTFTNAAFESVSGLTTTGATVLTGLDTLPHAILFWRQLLHWIGGMGIIVLAVAILPMLGAGGMQLVKAETPGPIKDDKLTPRIKKTAASLWWTYTTITLACAATYWALGMEPFDAITHAFATLATGGFANYDTSLAYFQSDAILVAAIVFMVISGASFSLHFLSWRTGSLRPYLRNLECHTYLAILGTTSCLVAVVLYVQGIFEMPGEAMLQATFQVVSIMTDTGFASTDFSVWPSFVPVLLMLIACIGGCAGSTSGGIKIVRLVLLIKQTRRELLGLIHPSATFSIKLDDRVLSDRVVKGVWAFFFLYVAGFAAMVLLLMALGLSGLTAFSAVAACINNMGPALGAAASNFLPIDAPAKWLLIVAMIGGRLEIFTLLVIFTPEFWRRW; encoded by the coding sequence ATGCTCATACCGGCGATGATCGCTCTGGCTTACGGCGACGGCGGATTCGAAGCGTTCGTGCAGAGCTTCGGCATCGGTCTGGCCGCGGGCCTGTTGCTATGGGTGCCGGTGCGTCACGTGCATCGCGACCTGAGAATCCGCGAAGGCTTTCTCATCGTCACGCTGTTCTGGCTCGTGCTCGGCCTGTTCGGGGCCTTGCCGTTCGTGCTCGCCGCCCGACCGGAGATGACGTTCACCAACGCGGCCTTCGAGTCCGTCTCCGGGCTGACCACCACGGGCGCCACTGTTCTGACCGGGCTCGATACCCTGCCGCACGCGATCTTGTTCTGGCGCCAGCTGCTGCACTGGATCGGCGGCATGGGCATCATCGTACTGGCCGTGGCCATTCTGCCGATGCTGGGCGCCGGCGGCATGCAACTGGTCAAGGCTGAAACACCCGGCCCGATCAAAGACGACAAGCTCACACCGCGTATCAAAAAGACTGCCGCTTCGCTGTGGTGGACCTACACCACGATCACCCTCGCCTGTGCCGCCACCTACTGGGCACTGGGCATGGAGCCCTTCGATGCCATCACGCATGCGTTCGCCACCCTGGCAACCGGCGGGTTTGCCAACTATGACACCAGTCTGGCGTATTTCCAGAGCGATGCGATTCTCGTCGCCGCCATCGTGTTCATGGTCATCTCGGGGGCCAGCTTCTCGCTGCACTTTCTGAGTTGGCGCACCGGCAGCCTCCGGCCGTACCTGCGCAACCTCGAATGCCATACCTATCTGGCGATCCTCGGCACCACCAGCTGTCTTGTCGCCGTCGTGCTCTATGTTCAAGGCATCTTCGAGATGCCCGGCGAGGCCATGCTGCAGGCTACTTTTCAGGTGGTATCGATCATGACCGACACCGGCTTTGCCAGCACCGATTTTTCCGTCTGGCCGAGCTTCGTGCCCGTACTGCTGATGCTCATTGCGTGCATTGGCGGCTGTGCGGGCTCGACGTCGGGCGGCATCAAGATCGTGCGGCTGGTACTGCTGATCAAACAGACGCGACGCGAGCTGCTCGGGCTGATCCACCCAAGTGCGACCTTCTCGATCAAGCTCGACGATCGCGTGCTCTCCGATCGAGTCGTGAAGGGCGTCTGGGCCTTCTTCTTTCTATATGTCGCCGGCTTCGCGGCCATGGTGCTGCTGCTGATGGCGCTCGGGCTGTCTGGGCTGACCGCGTTTTCGGCTGTGGCTGCGTGTATCAACAACATGGGCCCAGCGCTGGGTGCGGCCGCATCCAACTTCCTGCCGATCGATGCGCCAGCGAAGTGGCTGCTGATCGTGGCCATGATCGGCGGCCGCCTGGAGATATTCACGCTACTGGTGATCTTTACGCCAGAGTTCTGGCGGCGCTGGTAA
- a CDS encoding response regulator transcription factor gives MKALVIDDDDGIRRFLRIGLKIEGYDVVEAVDAAEGLRLLGARRPELVILDLGLPDLDGQELVPAIRGVSQALLIVLSVRDSQAEKIRALDNGADDYLTKPFDFGELAARIRAFRRKAWRSDERGRLVAGQLTLDPADHGVRLGESRLELTPKEFELLRLLMQHRDKLVAHRECLDQIWGPGHAHDTAYLRVYIQRLRKKLTDAGDHPGRIVSQPGVGYRLASQPQG, from the coding sequence ATGAAAGCACTGGTGATCGACGATGACGATGGTATCCGCCGTTTTTTGCGCATCGGCCTCAAGATCGAAGGTTATGACGTCGTCGAGGCGGTCGACGCGGCCGAAGGGCTTCGCCTGCTGGGCGCCCGGCGTCCGGAACTGGTGATTCTGGATCTGGGCCTTCCGGATCTTGATGGCCAGGAACTGGTGCCCGCCATACGCGGGGTGAGCCAGGCGCTGCTGATCGTGCTCTCGGTACGCGACTCGCAGGCGGAAAAGATCCGTGCGCTGGACAACGGTGCGGACGATTACCTGACCAAGCCGTTCGACTTCGGCGAGCTGGCGGCCCGTATCCGTGCGTTCCGGCGCAAGGCCTGGCGCAGCGACGAACGGGGTCGACTGGTGGCCGGTCAGCTGACGCTGGATCCGGCCGATCACGGGGTGCGGCTCGGTGAAAGCAGGCTCGAGCTCACGCCCAAGGAGTTCGAGCTGCTGCGCCTGCTGATGCAGCATCGCGACAAGCTGGTGGCCCATCGCGAGTGTCTCGACCAGATATGGGGGCCGGGGCATGCGCATGATACGGCCTATCTGCGGGTCTATATTCAACGGCTGCGCAAGAAGCTGACCGATGCCGGCGACCATCCCGGGCGTATCGTCAGTCAGCCTGGCGTCGGCTATCGCCTGGCAAGCCAGCCGCAGGGCTGA
- a CDS encoding sensor histidine kinase KdpD codes for MNADHADARPDPDALLEQADRVSASRRRGQLKIFLGAAPGVGKTYEMLAEARALADAGTNVLIGVVETHGREETARLVRGIPALGLTRIRYRGRQFEELDLDGILAAGPDLALIDELAHSNIPGSRHDKRWQDIEELREAGIDVFTTLNVQHLASLNDVVARISRIRVRETVPDRVLEQADQIEVVDLPPDELIQRLHAGKVYVPEQAARAVEHFFSPGNLAALREIALRAAAERVDADVRTHLRTRAEGHVWSAHERLLVVVGDGREADVLVRLGKRLAERRLASWIVAHVKRGTAISGESRATREALRLAETLGAQIATITGFDLVDEIKAYARAHNVTEILVGRSTRRLRWLAFRRSLGSALMREADEFVVTLAAADRTATKAGRILPRLTAPTLWPSRIDLLYVAIASAVAGTVAWPLSFVLETGALSMVFMCAVLVVAVRRGIAAAIVTSLTSFLMFNFLFTAPEYTFTVYQRRDVLTLLSFLIVSLLAGNQAARVRDQMALIRGSEERNARLYDFSRRIAGAVGVDDLAWAITEYLDAAFDGDSVVLYPSAEDRLAHVAGHAGSEGLIDLDYTTARWARDHNEAAGRGTGTLPNCRWYFLPMRGSDSVLGVIGITFADRNRRLGVEEQRLLHAVRDQSAVALSRITLGAEIESAQFAQETARLRATLLSAVSHDLRTPLASILGSAALVRDRHDELSALDRQELLDGVVEQTGRLDRFVQNLLDMTRLGYGALRPEIRVCDIREEVEAAHASLGVARRPINYALATDARALRADPLLFRRVLANLIENAIKYAGPDCEITVTSRACGAQLMLRVIDNGPGVAAVERDRIFDLFYRVRNADQDARGSGLGLSICKELVELMNGSIRAVAPSDQRGTVIEMMWPAV; via the coding sequence ATGAACGCCGATCACGCCGACGCCCGTCCTGATCCCGATGCGCTGCTCGAGCAGGCCGACCGGGTAAGCGCTTCGCGCCGGCGCGGTCAGCTCAAGATCTTTCTCGGCGCCGCGCCCGGGGTGGGCAAGACCTACGAGATGCTGGCCGAGGCGCGTGCGCTGGCCGATGCCGGCACGAATGTACTGATCGGCGTTGTCGAGACCCACGGCCGCGAGGAGACCGCCCGGCTCGTGCGAGGCATTCCCGCGCTGGGGCTGACCCGGATCCGCTATCGCGGCCGTCAGTTCGAGGAGCTCGATCTTGACGGCATCCTGGCTGCGGGCCCGGACCTGGCGCTGATCGACGAGCTGGCCCACAGCAATATCCCCGGTAGCCGGCACGACAAGCGCTGGCAGGATATCGAGGAGCTGCGCGAAGCCGGCATTGACGTGTTCACCACGCTCAATGTTCAGCACCTGGCATCGCTCAACGATGTTGTGGCCCGGATCAGCCGCATACGCGTACGTGAGACCGTGCCCGACCGGGTTCTCGAACAGGCCGACCAGATCGAGGTCGTCGACCTGCCGCCGGATGAGCTGATCCAGCGCCTGCATGCCGGTAAGGTCTACGTGCCCGAGCAGGCCGCGCGCGCGGTCGAGCATTTCTTCTCGCCGGGCAACCTCGCTGCCTTGCGGGAAATCGCACTGCGCGCCGCCGCCGAGCGCGTGGATGCTGACGTCCGTACGCATCTGCGCACCCGTGCCGAAGGCCATGTTTGGTCCGCGCACGAGCGTTTGCTCGTCGTCGTGGGCGATGGCCGCGAAGCCGATGTGCTGGTACGTCTGGGCAAGCGCCTGGCCGAGCGCCGTCTGGCTTCGTGGATCGTGGCACACGTCAAACGCGGTACAGCGATCAGCGGTGAAAGCCGTGCCACGCGGGAGGCGCTGCGCCTGGCCGAGACGCTGGGCGCCCAGATCGCCACGATCACCGGTTTCGATCTCGTCGACGAAATCAAGGCCTATGCCCGGGCCCACAACGTCACCGAGATACTGGTCGGCCGGTCCACGCGCCGGCTGCGCTGGCTGGCGTTCCGTCGGTCGCTCGGCAGTGCGCTCATGCGCGAAGCCGATGAGTTCGTCGTCACGCTGGCGGCTGCGGACAGAACAGCGACCAAGGCCGGACGTATCCTGCCTCGGCTGACCGCACCGACGCTTTGGCCGTCGCGCATCGACCTGCTGTATGTCGCGATCGCATCGGCGGTTGCCGGCACGGTCGCCTGGCCGCTGTCGTTCGTACTGGAGACCGGTGCGCTGTCCATGGTGTTCATGTGTGCCGTGCTGGTGGTTGCGGTACGACGCGGCATCGCGGCGGCGATAGTGACGAGCTTGACCAGCTTCTTGATGTTCAATTTTCTGTTCACCGCGCCCGAATACACGTTCACGGTCTACCAGCGTCGCGATGTTCTGACCCTGCTGTCGTTCCTGATCGTATCCCTGCTGGCCGGCAATCAGGCCGCGCGGGTACGCGATCAGATGGCCCTGATCCGCGGCTCCGAGGAGCGCAACGCGCGTCTCTACGATTTTTCCCGACGTATCGCTGGCGCGGTGGGCGTGGATGACCTGGCCTGGGCGATCACCGAATATCTGGATGCGGCTTTCGACGGCGATAGTGTCGTGCTGTATCCGAGCGCCGAGGATCGGCTGGCACATGTGGCCGGCCATGCCGGCAGCGAAGGGCTGATCGATTTGGACTACACCACGGCACGCTGGGCGCGCGATCACAACGAAGCAGCCGGACGTGGCACCGGCACGTTGCCGAACTGTCGCTGGTACTTTCTTCCGATGCGCGGCTCCGACTCCGTGCTGGGGGTAATCGGTATCACCTTCGCCGACCGCAACCGCCGGCTGGGCGTTGAAGAGCAGCGCCTGCTGCATGCGGTACGCGATCAGAGCGCGGTAGCCCTGAGCCGAATCACCCTCGGCGCCGAGATCGAGTCCGCCCAGTTCGCCCAGGAGACCGCGCGCCTCCGGGCGACGCTGTTGTCGGCGGTTTCCCACGACCTGCGTACGCCGTTGGCCTCGATTCTCGGCAGCGCCGCGCTGGTGCGCGATCGCCACGACGAACTGTCGGCGCTCGACCGTCAGGAGTTGCTCGACGGTGTGGTCGAGCAGACCGGTCGACTCGACCGCTTCGTGCAGAATCTGCTCGACATGACGCGTTTGGGCTATGGCGCGCTACGTCCGGAAATCAGGGTCTGCGATATCCGTGAAGAGGTCGAAGCCGCCCATGCCTCGCTCGGCGTGGCGCGGCGGCCGATAAACTACGCCCTGGCGACCGATGCGCGCGCGCTGCGCGCCGACCCGCTGCTGTTCAGACGGGTTCTGGCCAACCTGATCGAGAATGCGATCAAATATGCCGGTCCGGACTGCGAGATCACCGTGACCAGCCGGGCATGCGGCGCGCAGTTGATGCTGCGCGTCATCGATAACGGGCCCGGCGTGGCGGCGGTCGAACGCGACCGTATATTCGATCTGTTCTACCGGGTGCGAAATGCCGATCAGGACGCTCGCGGTTCGGGATTGGGTCTTTCGATCTGCAAGGAACTCGTCGAGCTCATGAATGGCTCGATCCGGGCCGTCGCTCCGTCCGACCAACGGGGCACGGTCATCGAAATGATGTGGCCGGCGGTATGA
- the kdpC gene encoding potassium-transporting ATPase subunit KdpC: MKDIVTTLRLMGVTLLICCIAYPAVILAFARIGVPASAQGSLIERDGRIVGSSRIAQAFVEDSYFWPRPSAVDYAADAAGGSNLSPVSARLTERAQQIAVRVGATAKRPVPADLVAASGSGLDPHITTAAARYQVGRVAGARGLDRAALYALIDEHTEQGWTRAIGGAPVVNVLELNLALDRIQ; encoded by the coding sequence ATGAAAGATATCGTCACCACGCTGCGGCTGATGGGCGTGACGTTGCTGATCTGCTGTATCGCGTATCCGGCCGTGATCCTGGCTTTTGCACGAATCGGCGTCCCGGCCAGCGCCCAGGGCAGTCTGATCGAGCGCGACGGGCGTATCGTGGGTTCGTCGCGCATCGCTCAGGCATTCGTCGAGGACAGCTATTTCTGGCCGCGCCCTTCGGCAGTGGACTACGCCGCCGATGCGGCCGGCGGCTCGAACCTGTCGCCTGTCAGCGCCAGGCTCACCGAACGCGCACAGCAGATCGCTGTCCGTGTCGGCGCGACCGCCAAGCGCCCGGTGCCGGCCGACCTGGTGGCGGCTTCAGGCTCCGGGCTGGACCCGCATATCACCACCGCTGCGGCCAGATACCAGGTTGGGCGGGTGGCCGGCGCACGCGGCCTGGACCGGGCAGCGCTGTATGCACTCATCGACGAGCATACCGAGCAGGGCTGGACCCGGGCCATCGGCGGGGCGCCGGTGGTCAACGTGCTGGAACTCAATCTCGCCCTGGATAGGATTCAATAG